The following proteins are encoded in a genomic region of Cyclonatronum proteinivorum:
- a CDS encoding transposase → MFTRIRRNKLELNEAGRMVQAEWEKLPMRFLDIRLHEFVVMPNHFHAIIEIEKGDENGDWSLPGGADLQECQVPKPYQENGFQKEKSPGTKKLGQIVGAFKSITTVKYIEGVKTRNWPQFDGRLWQRSYWEHVIRNETAYRHISGYIITNPEKWAQDRLNMPE, encoded by the coding sequence TTGTTTACCCGTATTCGTCGGAACAAACTTGAGCTGAACGAGGCCGGGCGCATGGTACAGGCCGAGTGGGAAAAGTTGCCCATGCGGTTTTTGGATATCCGATTACATGAATTTGTGGTCATGCCCAATCATTTTCACGCCATCATAGAAATTGAAAAAGGAGACGAAAACGGGGACTGGAGCCTGCCGGGTGGCGCAGATTTGCAGGAATGCCAGGTTCCAAAGCCATATCAGGAAAACGGGTTTCAAAAAGAAAAATCCCCCGGTACCAAAAAGTTGGGGCAAATCGTCGGAGCATTCAAATCCATCACAACGGTAAAATATATTGAAGGCGTGAAAACCCGAAACTGGCCGCAATTCGACGGCCGGTTGTGGCAACGCAGTTATTGGGAACACGTCATCCGCAATGAAACGGCGTACCGTCATATTTCCGGATATATCATCACCAACCCCGAAAAATGGGCCCAGGACAGGTTAAATATGCCGGAATAA
- a CDS encoding SNF2-related protein — protein MSGPDLFSSANLPEQEHYPMNQQGMDTLRFIRADIKESAEYVIITGYSSLDFIVQLLGGKLDARDGIKIVLGNEPVLQQIRSREAQYGQHGISLPEQIRQYWLSQGISVLLNGPVLRLIEKIRFGKVHFFIHPNLHAKIYKGDQHVMVGSSNFSATGLRTQGEANVRRSWGADGFAEIGQMADYYLNRAEPWNDELIALLEQLLRNVSWQEALARAVALITEGSWISDFPERWQQQQQTQLWPTQRQAIAQALYLLERQGSVLVADPTGSGKTRMGAHLLEALLNRLWFRSRQRGLQYQIICPPLVTDTWVRELSTLESTIAEPVSHGMLSSNDPVNRETTLGKIRRANILVVDEAHNYLNKTSTRSQNIVLNRADHMMLFTATPLNRRADDLLRLVEILGLDNLSEEAWQTYSALQKSRDQRSQQALDRLRTYVHQFMVRRTKRELNEAISRNPDAYRDAHGALCRYPKSISKTYKTGETADDIRLAGEIEVLMASLKGIPFLTNLSAEPFDLESTERQEQFLQKRLRAAPALMQWNLRNMLRSSRAALIEHLLGTKAAMRKFGLKDFKNQNTGNILKKVRSLRQTPPQHNLRIAIPDWIQQPDLWAKTCREEAEILERIADIALQISDSRESRKAQQLAELIDRHGMMLAFDSALITLQLIKQKLNALGYARKSMIVTGSTGKTKKILKRNFALDAKDIQMAALCSDALSEGVNLQRASAVLFLDMPSVIRIAEQRIGRVDRMDSPHREVTVYWPDDAPVFRLRTDRSFFFRHQLVHELIGSNITPPEKLLDEYSRDSEETLDAETLIHSFEENQRTEQSWEGFEDAFTLIRRLVSGERPLIGADIFEQARKAPLSDGPWISIVETTRPFLFMAVRGSQQTAPYWLLRRKSEKSAADSESGTTRSADPGGWLETEQDLNQIAPFLRKVLPESSPADYDQAAERLLAENIAWLDTHERETLPNKKRNALTQLETLVKKWDRMLSKGRISAQARPMPTDTAASIPDPNPTPDQPTKADTPHTASPKKKQKQTIIVDEDFSRQVRKLRRLFDHKPAAQAASLLKAASGTAPDTGFSTDTAQTEQPDWYELANRWLDLAQPRLIEWLENERRRRKYREIRLSNITPHLTENPPTAAQLRTLTEQLPRVEPARNRIIAVIAGRLPRPQKPLMTDD, from the coding sequence ATGTCCGGGCCTGATCTTTTTTCTTCTGCGAACCTGCCGGAGCAGGAACATTATCCCATGAATCAGCAGGGGATGGATACCCTGCGGTTTATTCGGGCAGATATTAAAGAATCGGCTGAATATGTGATTATTACCGGATATTCATCTCTGGACTTCATCGTGCAGCTGCTGGGCGGGAAGCTGGATGCGCGGGACGGAATCAAAATTGTGCTGGGGAATGAACCGGTGTTGCAACAGATCCGCAGCCGGGAGGCGCAGTACGGGCAGCACGGCATCAGCTTGCCTGAGCAGATCCGGCAGTACTGGCTCTCACAGGGGATTTCCGTTCTGCTCAACGGACCCGTGCTCCGCCTGATCGAGAAAATACGCTTCGGAAAAGTTCACTTTTTCATCCATCCCAACCTGCACGCCAAGATTTACAAGGGCGATCAGCATGTGATGGTCGGATCGAGCAATTTTTCGGCTACAGGCCTTCGGACACAGGGCGAGGCCAATGTACGGCGGAGCTGGGGTGCGGACGGCTTCGCCGAAATCGGGCAGATGGCCGACTACTACCTCAACCGCGCAGAACCCTGGAACGACGAACTCATCGCCCTGCTCGAGCAGCTGCTCCGTAACGTGAGCTGGCAGGAAGCTCTCGCCCGGGCCGTCGCCCTGATCACCGAAGGCAGCTGGATCAGCGATTTCCCCGAGCGCTGGCAGCAGCAGCAACAAACGCAGCTCTGGCCCACACAGCGGCAGGCCATCGCACAGGCGCTGTACCTGCTCGAACGACAGGGCAGCGTGCTGGTCGCCGACCCCACCGGTTCCGGCAAAACCCGCATGGGCGCGCACCTGCTCGAAGCCCTGCTCAACCGCCTCTGGTTCCGGAGCCGGCAGCGGGGCCTGCAATATCAGATCATCTGCCCGCCCCTGGTCACCGATACCTGGGTGCGCGAGCTGAGCACCCTCGAAAGCACCATAGCGGAGCCGGTTTCACACGGCATGCTCAGCAGCAACGATCCCGTGAACCGCGAAACAACCCTCGGCAAAATCAGGCGCGCCAACATTCTGGTGGTGGATGAAGCACACAACTACCTCAACAAAACCTCGACCCGCAGTCAGAATATCGTGCTGAACCGTGCCGATCACATGATGCTCTTCACCGCTACGCCCCTGAACCGCCGCGCCGACGACCTGCTGCGCCTGGTCGAAATTCTCGGGCTCGACAACCTCAGCGAGGAAGCCTGGCAAACCTACAGTGCGCTGCAAAAAAGCCGCGATCAGCGCTCGCAGCAGGCCCTCGACCGCCTGCGCACCTACGTGCATCAGTTCATGGTCCGCCGCACCAAACGCGAGCTGAACGAAGCCATCAGCCGCAACCCCGACGCCTACCGGGATGCCCATGGTGCCCTCTGCCGCTATCCCAAAAGCATTTCCAAAACGTACAAAACCGGCGAAACCGCAGACGACATCCGCCTTGCCGGTGAAATCGAGGTCCTTATGGCGAGCCTCAAAGGCATCCCCTTTCTCACCAACCTGAGCGCGGAACCCTTCGACCTCGAAAGCACCGAACGACAGGAACAGTTCCTGCAAAAACGGCTGCGTGCGGCACCGGCCCTCATGCAGTGGAACTTGCGCAACATGCTGCGCTCAAGCCGGGCGGCCCTCATCGAACACCTGCTCGGCACCAAAGCCGCCATGCGCAAATTCGGCCTGAAGGACTTTAAAAATCAAAATACCGGCAATATCCTGAAAAAAGTACGGAGTTTGCGTCAGACGCCACCGCAGCACAACCTCCGCATTGCCATACCGGACTGGATTCAGCAGCCCGACCTCTGGGCGAAAACCTGCCGGGAGGAAGCCGAAATACTCGAGCGCATAGCCGACATAGCCCTCCAAATCAGCGACAGCCGCGAAAGCCGCAAGGCACAGCAGCTCGCAGAACTGATTGACCGGCACGGCATGATGCTCGCTTTCGACTCCGCCCTCATCACCCTGCAGCTCATCAAACAGAAACTCAACGCGCTCGGCTACGCCCGCAAAAGCATGATTGTGACCGGCAGCACGGGCAAGACCAAGAAAATCCTCAAACGAAACTTCGCGCTCGATGCCAAAGACATCCAAATGGCCGCCCTGTGCAGCGATGCCCTTTCCGAAGGCGTGAACCTGCAGCGCGCCTCGGCCGTCCTCTTCCTCGACATGCCCTCCGTCATCCGCATTGCCGAACAGCGCATCGGTCGCGTGGACCGCATGGACAGCCCGCACCGCGAGGTCACCGTGTACTGGCCCGACGACGCCCCCGTGTTCCGGCTGCGCACCGACCGCAGCTTCTTCTTCCGCCATCAGCTCGTGCATGAGCTCATCGGCAGCAACATTACCCCACCGGAAAAGCTGTTAGACGAATACAGCCGCGACAGCGAAGAGACCCTCGATGCCGAAACCCTCATCCACAGCTTTGAGGAAAATCAGCGCACAGAACAATCTTGGGAAGGCTTCGAAGACGCCTTTACCCTCATCCGGCGGCTCGTTAGCGGGGAGCGGCCGCTCATCGGGGCCGACATTTTCGAACAGGCCCGGAAAGCCCCGCTCAGCGACGGTCCGTGGATCAGCATCGTCGAAACCACGCGCCCCTTCCTTTTCATGGCCGTGCGCGGGAGTCAGCAAACCGCCCCCTACTGGCTGCTGCGCCGCAAGTCCGAGAAGTCCGCCGCGGATTCCGAATCCGGAACCACACGCTCAGCCGATCCGGGCGGCTGGCTGGAGACCGAACAGGACCTGAATCAGATTGCGCCCTTCCTCCGCAAGGTGCTGCCCGAAAGCAGCCCGGCTGACTACGACCAAGCCGCGGAGCGCCTGCTGGCCGAAAACATCGCCTGGCTCGACACGCACGAACGCGAAACCCTGCCCAACAAAAAGCGCAACGCCCTCACACAGCTCGAAACCCTCGTCAAAAAATGGGACCGCATGCTCTCCAAAGGCCGGATCTCCGCTCAAGCCCGGCCCATGCCGACCGACACCGCCGCTTCAATACCTGATCCGAACCCCACTCCGGATCAGCCGACCAAGGCCGATACGCCACATACCGCCTCCCCCAAAAAGAAGCAAAAACAGACCATTATCGTTGATGAAGACTTCAGCCGACAGGTCAGAAAACTCCGGCGCCTGTTCGACCACAAGCCCGCCGCACAGGCCGCTTCCCTGCTGAAAGCCGCCTCCGGCACAGCGCCCGACACCGGTTTCAGCACGGATACGGCCCAAACCGAGCAACCCGACTGGTACGAACTCGCCAACCGCTGGCTCGACCTCGCGCAGCCGCGCCTCATCGAATGGCTCGAAAACGAGCGCCGCCGCCGCAAATACCGCGAAATCCGCCTCAGCAACATCACCCCGCACCTCACCGAAAACCCGCCCACAGCCGCACAACTCCGCACCCTCACCGAACAACTCCCCCGCGTAGAACCCGCCCGAAACCGCATCATAGCCGTCATCGCAGGCCGCCTCCCAAGGCCCCAAAAGCCGCTTATGACAGATGATTGA
- a CDS encoding PEGA domain-containing protein, which yields MKLINSVLILFFAVTMIGCGTIFKGSTRDINLNSNPAGATITINGVNRGVTPQTLSLQRNSNHQVEFTRDGYESVTFEITRNFDFATTIVGNLFSWGLLGVVVDLASGAAYSLSPEDLTAHMEALRANNIIPVNLELGEDEVFIFMVSTEEWQALTAE from the coding sequence ATGAAGCTAATTAACTCAGTACTTATTTTATTTTTTGCTGTAACAATGATTGGTTGTGGCACAATTTTTAAAGGCTCGACAAGAGACATAAATCTTAACTCTAACCCTGCTGGTGCTACAATTACAATAAATGGTGTTAATCGGGGTGTTACACCTCAGACCTTATCTTTGCAGAGAAATAGCAATCATCAGGTTGAGTTTACCAGAGACGGCTATGAGAGCGTAACATTTGAGATTACAAGAAACTTTGATTTTGCGACAACAATCGTTGGTAACTTGTTCTCTTGGGGTCTGCTTGGTGTAGTTGTTGATCTTGCTTCAGGTGCTGCATACTCACTTTCGCCTGAGGATCTGACGGCGCACATGGAAGCACTTCGTGCCAATAATATCATACCGGTAAATCTTGAACTTGGCGAAGATGAAGTTTTCATCTTCATGGTATCGACAGAAGAGTGGCAGGCTTTGACTGCAGAGTAA
- a CDS encoding restriction endonuclease subunit M: MLFDTQTIDLDLSRDYPGVFETLLRDHTTQKNIFWATHNYRDLGERYSFKAPILPELISGDKNRIIIPRVQKDDFAQQVRVKEMAEVFTPSWVCNAQNNLIDEAWFGRSGVFNTEIIGADGKRGWVTNPEPVSFPEGKTWLDYVQDTRLEITCGEAPYITSRYDTTTGDFISIAERIGLLDRKLRVINENVHNSTDWLKAAQLAYKSTYAYEWQGDSLLIARESMLKTFFENFEAKFSRKPFERSLKYIAYIISWNVWQMDGLKAVIPDSCGITETVTENFFG; encoded by the coding sequence GTGCTGTTCGATACCCAAACGATTGATCTTGACCTGTCGCGGGACTACCCCGGGGTTTTTGAAACTTTGCTGCGCGATCACACGACGCAGAAAAATATATTCTGGGCTACGCACAATTACAGGGACTTAGGCGAGAGGTACAGCTTTAAGGCGCCGATTTTGCCGGAGCTGATTTCAGGGGATAAAAACCGGATCATCATCCCGAGGGTGCAGAAGGATGATTTTGCGCAGCAGGTGCGGGTGAAGGAGATGGCCGAGGTGTTTACGCCTTCCTGGGTGTGTAATGCGCAGAACAACCTGATTGATGAGGCCTGGTTCGGCAGGTCCGGAGTGTTTAACACGGAAATCATCGGGGCGGACGGGAAGCGGGGCTGGGTCACCAATCCGGAGCCGGTGTCGTTTCCGGAGGGGAAAACCTGGCTCGATTATGTGCAGGATACCCGGCTCGAAATTACTTGCGGGGAGGCGCCTTACATCACGAGCCGCTACGATACAACGACCGGCGACTTCATCAGCATAGCGGAGCGCATCGGGCTGCTGGACCGCAAGCTCCGGGTCATCAATGAAAATGTGCACAACTCTACCGATTGGCTGAAGGCCGCGCAGCTTGCCTATAAGAGCACCTACGCTTACGAATGGCAGGGCGACAGCCTGCTGATTGCCCGGGAATCCATGCTGAAAACTTTTTTTGAAAACTTCGAAGCCAAGTTCAGCCGCAAGCCTTTTGAGCGCTCGCTCAAATATATCGCCTACATCATTTCCTGGAATGTGTGGCAGATGGATGGCCTCAAAGCCGTCATTCCGGACAGTTGCGGGATTACGGAAACCGTGACCGAAAACTTTTTCGGCTAA
- a CDS encoding HNH endonuclease, which produces MSYEGEMLEKYKMPPRHQVEKHLLETLIKHNGVIKEFTVGEDIVDEVANSFNLSYEQREAYLETIYRKENRVKKSNLWHRLLFRAASNLAKEKMITRPSKTYQLTNRREWMLTEEGFDEALRIVGIPSSQKDTLPIISYEVENITRKLLINEKPKDYLPFRKKQSSIKTTTQSIRERGFRRAVIESYGYKCAICGLKLKAPNKNVWEVEAAHIIPHSSFGKDDIWNGLSLCRFHHWTFDVGWLSLDRDYKILASTRISELPNDMGRVWNFDLMSQLENKVIELPVNKNLWPDINAIRWHRENIFK; this is translated from the coding sequence ATGAGCTACGAGGGTGAAATGCTTGAAAAATATAAGATGCCACCTCGCCATCAGGTTGAAAAGCATCTTCTAGAAACACTTATAAAACACAATGGTGTAATAAAGGAATTTACTGTTGGTGAAGATATAGTTGATGAAGTAGCTAATAGTTTCAATCTAAGTTACGAACAGAGAGAAGCCTACTTGGAGACAATATATCGTAAAGAAAACAGGGTTAAAAAGTCAAATCTGTGGCACAGGCTTCTGTTTAGAGCAGCAAGTAATTTGGCAAAAGAAAAAATGATTACGAGGCCTTCAAAAACATATCAATTGACAAACAGAAGGGAATGGATGTTAACAGAAGAAGGGTTTGACGAAGCTCTGCGTATCGTCGGCATTCCAAGTTCGCAAAAAGATACACTTCCAATTATATCATATGAAGTTGAAAATATAACGAGAAAACTTTTAATAAACGAGAAACCAAAAGATTATTTACCATTTAGAAAAAAGCAGAGCTCAATAAAGACAACAACGCAAAGTATAAGAGAAAGGGGTTTTCGGAGAGCAGTGATAGAAAGTTACGGTTATAAGTGTGCAATTTGTGGGCTAAAATTAAAAGCGCCAAATAAAAATGTTTGGGAAGTTGAAGCCGCGCACATTATTCCTCATAGTTCATTCGGAAAAGATGATATTTGGAATGGTCTTTCGCTATGTAGATTTCATCATTGGACTTTTGATGTAGGTTGGTTAAGTTTAGATAGAGATTACAAAATATTAGCTTCTACTCGAATTTCTGAGTTACCAAATGATATGGGAAGAGTTTGGAATTTTGACTTAATGAGTCAATTAGAAAACAAAGTAATTGAATTACCTGTGAACAAAAATTTGTGGCCTGATATAAATGCCATAAGATGGCACAGAGAAAATATTTTTAAATAA
- a CDS encoding Eco57I restriction-modification methylase domain-containing protein, with amino-acid sequence MRSFLNLICREDSESHYPYATSENRENFRHSLWMVPGVKEAKALSRLLKAHPVFGQFEIVNVAGDGDEEEKKEDALQKVEQAISDKPHETYTITLSCGRLTTGVSVKAWTAVFMLSGSYNTSASAYMQTIFRVQTPATINGKMKEECFVFDFAPDRTLKVVAEAAKISSKAGTTSDQDRKIIGDFLNFCPIISVQGTQMRSYNVENMLEQLKKVYIEKVVRNGFEDEYLYNTHELMKLDEVELEDFIKLKKIIGSTKAMPKSGDIDLNKQGFDKEEYEQLERAKKKKQRELTEEEKALLEAAKEKKKNRDTAISILRGISIRMPLLLYGAEVSNEDRELTIENFTELVDDQSWKEFMPKDVTKKVFLKFKKYYDPDVFRAAGKRIRAMARAADSLKPEDRIERITALFATFRNPDKETVLTPWRVVNMHLGDCLGGYVFLDESREKTLVEPRFVSQGEVTREVFSPEGYILEINSKSGLYPLYMAYSIFRNELEKRHPGQDVRTLELDQLLSAWDKVVKENIFVICKTPMAKAITKRTLVGFRQAEVNTRYFEDLVHQITDKPEQFMKKVQNGKTYWKANTETTMTFNAIVGNPPYQVSAESGNRSIPVYNHFIDISKKFDPKNLSLIVPSRWMSGGLGLSDFRQSMLEDRRISNITDYPDSGQIFPGVEVKGGICYFLWDNDFDGKCSVTTIRGENVYGPIKRELNKYDILVRDSISVTILDKILAQEEESIINILSVDKEFGWTSNFKDFQTKKIDGHIPLYYIVKGKRKLGWISREEVTKSVELIDTCKVMIPAAGSDGGKRIPDIVLGKPLIASKPSVCTQSYLFFYVDDMEKATNIEKYLKTKFLRFLVSLRKMTQHATRSTYTWVPLQNFTTESDINWDAPIPKIDQQLYQKYGLNPEEIAFIEGMIKRME; translated from the coding sequence GTGCGCTCGTTTCTGAACCTGATCTGCCGCGAGGATTCGGAGAGCCATTACCCTTACGCGACTTCGGAAAACCGCGAAAATTTCAGGCACTCGCTTTGGATGGTGCCGGGTGTGAAGGAGGCCAAAGCGCTGAGCAGGCTGCTGAAGGCGCATCCGGTTTTCGGGCAATTTGAAATTGTGAACGTTGCGGGCGATGGCGATGAGGAAGAGAAAAAAGAGGACGCCCTGCAAAAAGTGGAGCAGGCCATCTCCGATAAGCCGCACGAAACCTACACCATCACCCTCTCCTGCGGCAGGCTCACGACCGGCGTTTCGGTGAAAGCCTGGACCGCCGTCTTCATGCTGTCCGGCTCCTACAACACCTCGGCCTCGGCTTACATGCAGACCATCTTCCGCGTGCAGACCCCGGCGACCATCAACGGGAAGATGAAGGAGGAATGCTTTGTCTTTGATTTTGCGCCCGACCGTACCCTGAAGGTTGTAGCCGAAGCCGCTAAAATTTCATCCAAGGCCGGAACAACAAGCGATCAGGACCGGAAAATCATCGGGGATTTCCTGAATTTCTGCCCGATCATTTCGGTGCAGGGCACGCAGATGCGCAGCTACAATGTGGAGAACATGCTCGAGCAGCTCAAAAAAGTGTATATCGAGAAAGTGGTGCGCAACGGTTTTGAGGATGAATATCTCTACAATACGCACGAGCTGATGAAGCTCGATGAGGTCGAGCTGGAAGATTTCATTAAGCTGAAAAAAATCATCGGCAGCACGAAAGCGATGCCGAAGAGCGGGGATATTGACCTCAACAAGCAGGGCTTTGATAAGGAGGAGTACGAACAGTTAGAGCGGGCCAAAAAGAAGAAACAGCGGGAGCTTACCGAGGAGGAAAAAGCCCTGCTCGAAGCGGCCAAAGAGAAAAAGAAAAACCGGGATACGGCCATCTCCATCCTCAGGGGGATTTCCATCCGGATGCCGCTGCTGCTGTACGGCGCGGAGGTTTCCAATGAAGACCGGGAACTGACAATTGAGAATTTTACGGAGCTCGTTGATGATCAGTCGTGGAAGGAATTCATGCCGAAAGATGTGACCAAGAAGGTCTTCCTGAAGTTCAAAAAATACTATGATCCGGATGTGTTTCGGGCGGCGGGCAAGCGGATCCGGGCGATGGCGCGCGCGGCGGATTCGCTGAAGCCGGAAGACCGCATTGAGCGCATCACTGCCCTGTTTGCGACCTTCCGGAACCCCGATAAGGAAACCGTGCTGACCCCGTGGCGGGTCGTGAACATGCACCTCGGGGACTGCCTCGGCGGCTATGTGTTTTTGGATGAAAGCCGCGAAAAGACGCTCGTAGAGCCGCGCTTTGTTTCGCAGGGAGAGGTCACCCGCGAGGTCTTTTCACCGGAGGGCTACATTCTGGAAATCAACTCCAAATCCGGCCTCTACCCGCTCTACATGGCCTACAGCATCTTCCGGAATGAGCTGGAGAAGCGGCACCCCGGACAGGATGTGCGCACGCTGGAATTGGATCAGCTCCTCAGTGCCTGGGATAAGGTCGTGAAGGAAAACATTTTTGTGATCTGCAAAACCCCGATGGCCAAAGCCATCACCAAACGAACCCTCGTGGGCTTCAGACAGGCCGAAGTGAACACCCGCTATTTTGAAGATTTGGTCCATCAAATCACGGACAAACCGGAACAGTTTATGAAGAAAGTACAAAACGGCAAAACCTACTGGAAAGCCAACACGGAAACAACGATGACGTTTAATGCGATTGTGGGGAACCCGCCATATCAGGTTTCTGCTGAAAGCGGGAATCGGAGTATCCCCGTCTATAATCATTTTATTGATATTTCTAAGAAATTTGACCCCAAGAATCTCAGCCTCATTGTTCCGTCAAGGTGGATGTCAGGTGGATTGGGATTGTCTGATTTCAGGCAATCCATGCTTGAAGACAGGAGGATTTCCAACATCACCGATTATCCGGACTCAGGACAGATTTTTCCAGGTGTGGAAGTGAAAGGCGGGATTTGCTATTTCTTGTGGGATAATGATTTTGACGGAAAATGCAGCGTCACAACTATTCGCGGCGAGAATGTTTACGGCCCAATCAAAAGAGAGCTGAACAAATATGATATTTTAGTACGCGACAGTATCTCCGTGACAATTTTAGACAAGATATTGGCTCAGGAAGAAGAGTCCATTATCAACATCCTTTCCGTTGACAAGGAGTTTGGATGGACATCGAATTTTAAAGACTTTCAGACCAAAAAAATTGATGGTCATATCCCGCTGTATTACATAGTCAAAGGGAAAAGAAAACTGGGGTGGATTAGCAGAGAAGAAGTCACAAAAAGTGTGGAGCTTATTGATACCTGCAAAGTAATGATACCGGCTGCGGGGTCTGATGGCGGGAAAAGAATCCCGGACATCGTACTTGGCAAACCTCTGATTGCGAGTAAGCCCTCTGTCTGTACACAGTCTTACCTTTTCTTTTATGTTGACGATATGGAAAAGGCAACAAATATTGAAAAGTATCTGAAGACAAAGTTTCTGAGATTTCTGGTATCCCTCAGAAAAATGACCCAACACGCAACACGATCAACATACACCTGGGTCCCTCTCCAGAACTTCACTACCGAATCAGACATCAACTGGGATGCACCCATTCCGAAAATAGATCAGCAACTATACCAAAAATACGGCCTCAACCCGGAAGAGATTGCATTTATTGAAGGTATGATAAAGCGGATGGAATAG